The proteins below are encoded in one region of Microbispora sp. NBC_01189:
- a CDS encoding glycosyltransferase, which yields MRVAFVLPSAYGMRGDVRAVLNLAGGLAARHEVEVVSVRRTREAPFFPVDRRVALRWLVDARPGVHHLLPRGQVRTEVALWRMLRGLRADVVVTTRPSLGVQAARHAPRGVVRIAREWTRPSVSGPIRRFYPRLDAVVTTTPGRRDEWVRLLDDDLSVHVIPDALPQGPWPRSRMDNRIVSAGGRLVAGKSYDQLVRAFAIVADKRPDWRLRLYGGGPEERRLRALVRDLALHNHVYFMGTTPDLPGEFAKASVVVAPSRQEAQGMAVIEALSCGVPVVGYAGPRGPAEFLRPGLDSVLAAEGEDDVEPLAGALLTLVDDERRRMALAAGALESASGHAASGVAARWEELMYGLRSRD from the coding sequence GTGAGAGTCGCCTTCGTGCTCCCGTCGGCGTACGGCATGCGCGGCGACGTGCGGGCCGTCCTGAACCTCGCGGGAGGGCTGGCCGCACGGCACGAGGTGGAGGTGGTGAGCGTCCGGCGGACCAGGGAGGCGCCGTTCTTCCCGGTCGACCGCCGGGTGGCGCTGCGCTGGCTCGTGGACGCCCGGCCCGGCGTCCACCACCTGCTGCCGCGGGGACAGGTGCGCACCGAGGTGGCCCTGTGGCGGATGCTGCGCGGGCTCCGCGCGGACGTCGTCGTCACCACCCGGCCGTCTCTGGGGGTGCAGGCCGCCAGGCACGCGCCGCGCGGAGTCGTCCGAATCGCCCGGGAGTGGACCAGGCCCTCGGTCTCCGGCCCGATCCGCCGCTTCTATCCCCGTCTGGACGCGGTGGTCACCACCACCCCCGGACGCCGCGACGAGTGGGTGCGCCTGCTCGACGACGACCTGTCGGTCCACGTCATCCCGGACGCTCTGCCGCAGGGGCCCTGGCCGCGGTCGCGCATGGACAACCGGATCGTCAGCGCGGGCGGCAGGCTCGTGGCCGGCAAGTCGTACGACCAGCTCGTGCGCGCCTTCGCGATCGTCGCGGACAAACGGCCCGACTGGCGCCTGCGGTTGTACGGCGGAGGCCCGGAGGAGCGGCGGCTGCGCGCCCTCGTCCGCGACCTCGCCCTGCACAACCACGTGTACTTCATGGGCACCACCCCCGACCTGCCGGGCGAGTTCGCCAAGGCGTCGGTCGTGGTGGCGCCGTCCCGGCAGGAGGCCCAGGGCATGGCCGTCATCGAGGCGCTGAGCTGCGGGGTGCCGGTCGTCGGCTACGCCGGGCCACGCGGCCCGGCCGAGTTCCTCCGCCCCGGGCTCGACAGTGTGCTGGCGGCCGAGGGCGAGGACGACGTCGAGCCGCTGGCCGGCGCGCTGCTCACCCTCGTCGACGACGAGCGCCGCCGGATGGCGCTCGCGGCGGGCGCGCTGGAGAGCGCGTCCGGCCACGCCGCGTCCGGTGTCGCCGCCCGCTGGGAGGAACTCATGTACGGCCTGCGCTCCCGCGACTGA
- the disA gene encoding DNA integrity scanning diadenylate cyclase DisA, with protein sequence MLDNDKAADERRRAVLAALAPGTALRDGLERILRGHTGGLIVLGYDRTVEDICTGGFTLDVEFSATRLRELAKMDGAIVLDVAQLKIVRAAVHLVPDPAIPTDESGTRHRTAQRVARQTSLPVVAISKSMRIIALYLDGIRYVLEGSAAILSKANQALATLERYKMRLDEVSGALSALEIEDLVTVRDVAVVVQRLEMVRRIGREIEGYVVELGTDGRLLSLQLDELFAGVETDHRQIIRDYVPGSLGARPYGDGDATRELDELSSGDLLDLAKVAQILGHHGAEALDSPVSPRGFRLLSRVPRLPGAIVDRLVDHFGGLQKLLAATTDDLQAVGGVGETRARSVREGLSRLAESSILERYL encoded by the coding sequence GTGCTGGACAACGACAAGGCGGCCGACGAGCGCAGACGGGCCGTGCTCGCCGCGCTCGCCCCGGGGACGGCGCTGCGCGACGGACTGGAGCGCATCCTGCGTGGCCACACCGGCGGCCTGATCGTGCTCGGGTACGACCGCACCGTCGAGGACATCTGCACGGGCGGGTTCACCCTCGACGTCGAGTTCTCCGCGACCCGGCTCCGCGAGCTGGCCAAGATGGACGGCGCGATCGTGCTCGACGTGGCCCAGCTCAAAATCGTGCGTGCGGCCGTGCATCTCGTGCCCGACCCCGCGATCCCCACCGACGAGTCCGGCACCCGGCACCGTACGGCGCAGCGCGTGGCCAGGCAGACGTCGCTCCCGGTCGTCGCGATCAGCAAGTCCATGCGGATCATCGCGCTCTACCTCGACGGCATCCGCTACGTCCTGGAGGGGTCGGCCGCGATCCTGTCCAAGGCCAACCAGGCCCTCGCCACGCTCGAACGCTACAAGATGCGGCTCGACGAGGTCTCCGGCGCGTTGTCGGCCCTGGAGATCGAGGACCTGGTGACGGTGCGCGACGTGGCGGTCGTGGTGCAGCGCCTGGAGATGGTCCGCCGGATCGGCCGGGAGATCGAGGGCTACGTCGTCGAGCTCGGCACCGACGGGCGGTTGCTGTCCCTCCAGCTCGACGAGCTGTTCGCCGGGGTGGAGACCGACCACCGGCAGATCATCCGCGACTACGTCCCCGGCTCGCTCGGCGCGCGCCCGTACGGGGACGGCGACGCGACACGAGAGCTGGACGAGCTGTCCTCCGGCGACCTGCTCGACCTGGCGAAGGTGGCCCAGATCCTGGGCCACCACGGCGCCGAGGCCCTCGACTCACCCGTCAGCCCACGCGGCTTCCGCCTGCTCAGCCGGGTCCCCCGGCTGCCCGGCGCGATCGTCGACCGGCTCGTCGACCACTTCGGCGGCCTGCAGAAGCTGCTGGCCGCCACCACCGACGACCTCCAGGCCGTCGGCGGCGTGGGCGAGACCCGGGCCCGCAGTGTGCGCGAGGGCCTGTCCCGCCTCGCCGAGTCGTCCATCCTGGAGCGCTATCTCTGA
- a CDS encoding MerR family transcriptional regulator, which produces MRIGELARRAGVSTRALRHYEQQGLIRSRRSANGYREYDESDVRLVTEIRALMAVGFTLEDARPFVDCLRSGHPSGGSCPESVAVYQRKLAEIDDRIRDLLARRAEVAAQLTSACPGCLVTRRGES; this is translated from the coding sequence ATGCGGATCGGCGAGCTGGCCCGGCGCGCGGGTGTGAGCACCCGCGCGCTGCGCCACTACGAGCAGCAGGGCCTCATCCGGTCGCGCCGCTCGGCGAACGGCTACCGGGAGTACGACGAGTCGGACGTCCGGCTCGTCACCGAGATCCGCGCCCTGATGGCGGTCGGCTTCACGCTGGAGGACGCCCGGCCGTTCGTGGACTGCCTCAGGTCGGGGCATCCGTCGGGAGGCTCCTGCCCCGAGTCGGTCGCGGTGTACCAGCGCAAGCTGGCCGAGATCGACGACCGCATCCGGGACCTGCTCGCCCGCCGCGCCGAGGTGGCCGCCCAGCTCACCTCGGCCTGCCCCGGCTGCCTGGTGACACGACGAGGAGAATCATGA
- a CDS encoding SRPBCC family protein yields MSDFIDDINEVHRRVGTRDLPEGEARTVLLRRTYDAAVEDVWDACTDPERIGRWFLPVTGELKLGGHYQLQGNAGGEILRCEPPRLLRVSWLFGENPGFSEVEVRLTPEGDDRTVFELEHVAVVPAEFWDRFGPGATGVGWDLALLGLGLHLRGDMIDDPSAWERSDEARALMTHSSAAWGEAYLASGAPEDVVDAAVAGTTAFYVPAKPEQPES; encoded by the coding sequence ATGAGCGACTTCATCGACGACATCAACGAGGTCCACCGCAGGGTCGGCACGCGCGACCTGCCGGAAGGAGAGGCCCGTACGGTGCTGCTGCGGCGCACCTACGACGCCGCCGTGGAGGACGTGTGGGACGCCTGCACCGACCCCGAGCGGATCGGCCGCTGGTTCCTTCCGGTGACCGGCGAGCTGAAGCTCGGCGGGCACTACCAGCTCCAGGGCAACGCGGGCGGGGAGATCCTGCGGTGCGAGCCGCCGCGGCTGCTGCGGGTGAGCTGGCTGTTCGGCGAGAACCCCGGCTTCAGCGAGGTCGAGGTGCGGCTCACTCCCGAAGGCGACGACCGCACCGTGTTCGAGCTGGAGCACGTCGCCGTGGTGCCGGCGGAGTTCTGGGACCGGTTCGGGCCGGGGGCCACCGGAGTGGGCTGGGACCTGGCGCTGCTCGGGCTGGGTCTGCACCTGCGGGGCGACATGATCGACGACCCCTCGGCGTGGGAGCGGTCGGACGAGGCGCGCGCGCTCATGACGCACAGCAGCGCGGCGTGGGGCGAGGCGTACCTGGCCTCCGGCGCGCCGGAGGACGTGGTGGACGCCGCGGTCGCCGGCACCACCGCCTTCTACGTACCGGCGAAGCCGGAGCAGCCGGAGAGCTGA
- a CDS encoding class I SAM-dependent methyltransferase: protein MARIVNGAVPSPNIWNTPQVYELENRAVGPAGAVEAAMRAVRPWDGATVLDIGCGTGFHLPALAADAARVVGVEPHGGLAARAAARCAALPNVAVRTGTAQALPVPDASADVTMARWAYFFGPGCEPGLRELGRVLRRGGVAFVVDVDASRDAFGRWFRRSVPSYSPEAVERFWSRQGWRREPLDLRMTFESRADLEAVLRIEFTPEVAEDALREIGGLEIAYPNVLRWREF from the coding sequence ATGGCACGGATCGTGAACGGGGCCGTACCCAGCCCGAACATCTGGAACACCCCCCAGGTCTACGAGCTGGAGAACCGCGCCGTCGGACCGGCGGGCGCGGTGGAGGCCGCGATGCGGGCCGTACGGCCGTGGGACGGCGCGACGGTGCTCGACATCGGCTGCGGCACGGGCTTCCACCTGCCGGCGCTCGCCGCCGACGCGGCGAGGGTCGTGGGCGTGGAGCCGCACGGCGGCCTCGCCGCAAGGGCCGCCGCCCGCTGCGCGGCGCTGCCCAACGTCGCGGTGCGCACGGGCACCGCGCAGGCGCTGCCCGTCCCCGACGCGTCGGCCGACGTGACGATGGCGCGCTGGGCGTACTTCTTCGGCCCGGGGTGCGAACCCGGGCTGCGCGAGCTCGGAAGAGTGCTGCGCCGGGGCGGCGTGGCGTTCGTCGTGGACGTGGACGCCTCCCGCGACGCCTTCGGCCGCTGGTTCCGCCGGTCGGTGCCGTCGTACTCCCCCGAGGCCGTGGAGCGCTTCTGGTCGCGGCAGGGCTGGCGGCGTGAGCCGCTGGACCTGCGCATGACCTTCGAGTCGCGGGCCGACCTGGAGGCGGTGCTGCGCATCGAGTTCACCCCAGAGGTGGCCGAGGACGCGCTGCGGGAGATCGGCGGCCTGGAGATCGCCTATCCGAACGTCCTCAGGTGGCGGGAGTTCTGA
- a CDS encoding metalloregulator ArsR/SmtB family transcription factor — protein MHAFDALGDPVRRRILELLSEGEQTSGAVTAAIRAEFGISQPAVSQHLRVLRESGLTSVRAEGTRRLYAVETAPLREIDAWLDRFRGFWQQRLDALDTELARGKRERRLRQGPGGTDGRQTARHEVHDVGKERQ, from the coding sequence GTGCACGCATTCGACGCGCTGGGGGATCCGGTGCGACGCCGGATCCTGGAGCTGCTCAGCGAAGGGGAGCAGACGTCGGGCGCGGTCACCGCCGCCATCCGCGCCGAGTTCGGGATCTCGCAGCCCGCGGTCTCCCAGCACCTGCGGGTGCTGCGCGAGTCGGGGCTGACGTCCGTACGGGCGGAGGGCACGCGGCGGCTGTACGCCGTCGAGACGGCTCCGCTGCGGGAGATCGACGCGTGGCTCGACCGGTTCCGCGGCTTCTGGCAGCAGCGGCTCGACGCGCTCGACACGGAACTGGCGCGGGGAAAACGGGAGCGGCGGCTCCGGCAGGGGCCCGGCGGCACCGATGGCCGGCAGACGGCCCGGCACGAGGTCCACGACGTAGGGAAAGAGCGGCAATGA
- the trxA gene encoding thioredoxin → MITLTAENFDEQVLRSSTPVLVDFWTDWCPPCKMIAPILEEIDAELGGRLTVAKLNADDHPEIARRYDVLGFPTLNLYRDGEVVHQIRGAKPKRLLLADLVDHL, encoded by the coding sequence ATGATCACGTTGACCGCGGAGAACTTCGACGAGCAGGTGCTGCGCAGCTCCACGCCGGTGCTGGTGGACTTCTGGACCGACTGGTGCCCGCCGTGCAAGATGATCGCCCCGATCCTGGAGGAGATCGACGCCGAGCTCGGCGGCCGTCTCACGGTGGCCAAGCTCAACGCCGACGACCACCCCGAGATCGCGCGACGTTACGACGTCCTCGGCTTTCCCACCCTCAACCTCTACCGCGACGGCGAGGTCGTCCACCAGATCAGGGGCGCCAAGCCCAAGCGCCTGCTGCTCGCCGACCTCGTGGACCATCTGTGA
- the radA gene encoding DNA repair protein RadA has protein sequence MSRAAKPAYRCGECGWTTVKWVGRCGECQAWGTVEEAGARQGVRVVTPGAVTAPAVPIGQVKAEVASARTTGVPELDRVLGGGMVPGAVVLLAGEPGIGKSTLLLEAAARTARGETVLYVTGEESTAQVRMRADRIGAIEDRLYLAAETDLGALVAHVDKVRPALLIVDSVQTIGSADVSGVPGGVTQVREVAGNLVRLAKERAMTTVLVGHVTKDGTIAGPRVLEHLVDVVLHFEGDRNSRLRLVRAVKNRFGPIDEVGCFDLHERGITGISDPSGLFVSRHPEPVPGTCVTVTIEGTRPLPAELQALVGPTEAPQPRRTSSGLDSYRVAMVLAVIERRLRAKIGKCDVFTATVGGIRLTDPAVDLALMLSVVSAAGDQALPSGLVVLGEVGLAGELRPVREVRRRLAEAARLGFTRALVPSGSLEEDSPRLDNAASRGRLVALRSPVGRTTSFAPGFEVTEVENVWDALNHMG, from the coding sequence GTGAGCAGGGCAGCGAAACCGGCGTACCGGTGCGGCGAGTGCGGCTGGACGACGGTCAAGTGGGTCGGCAGGTGCGGGGAGTGCCAGGCCTGGGGCACGGTCGAGGAGGCCGGCGCCCGACAGGGTGTCCGTGTGGTCACGCCGGGCGCGGTCACCGCGCCGGCCGTGCCCATCGGCCAGGTCAAGGCCGAGGTGGCGAGCGCGCGGACGACGGGTGTGCCCGAGCTCGACCGTGTGCTCGGCGGCGGCATGGTCCCCGGCGCGGTCGTGCTCCTCGCCGGGGAGCCGGGCATCGGCAAGTCGACGCTGCTCCTGGAGGCCGCCGCCCGCACCGCGCGGGGTGAGACCGTCCTCTACGTGACCGGTGAGGAGTCCACCGCCCAGGTGCGCATGCGGGCCGACCGCATCGGCGCGATCGAGGACAGGCTCTATCTCGCGGCCGAGACCGACCTGGGCGCGCTGGTGGCCCACGTGGACAAGGTGCGGCCCGCTCTGCTGATCGTCGACTCGGTCCAGACGATCGGTTCGGCCGACGTCTCCGGCGTGCCCGGCGGCGTGACCCAGGTCAGGGAGGTCGCGGGCAACCTGGTGCGCCTCGCCAAGGAGCGGGCCATGACGACCGTGCTGGTCGGCCACGTGACCAAGGACGGCACGATCGCCGGCCCCCGCGTGCTGGAGCACCTGGTGGACGTCGTGCTCCACTTCGAGGGAGACCGCAACTCGCGGCTGCGGCTGGTGCGCGCGGTGAAGAACCGCTTCGGCCCGATCGACGAGGTCGGCTGCTTCGACCTGCACGAGCGCGGGATCACCGGGATCTCCGACCCGAGCGGGTTGTTCGTCTCGCGCCATCCCGAGCCGGTGCCGGGCACCTGCGTCACCGTCACCATCGAGGGCACCCGGCCGCTCCCGGCGGAGCTTCAGGCCCTGGTCGGCCCCACCGAGGCCCCGCAGCCCCGCCGCACCTCCTCGGGCCTCGACTCCTACCGCGTGGCGATGGTGCTCGCCGTGATAGAACGGCGGCTCCGCGCGAAGATCGGCAAGTGTGACGTCTTCACGGCGACCGTGGGCGGGATCCGGCTGACCGACCCGGCCGTCGACCTCGCGCTGATGCTGTCGGTCGTGAGCGCGGCCGGCGACCAGGCGCTGCCCTCGGGGCTCGTCGTGCTCGGCGAGGTCGGCCTCGCCGGTGAGCTGCGGCCCGTACGGGAGGTGCGGCGGCGGCTGGCCGAGGCGGCACGGCTGGGTTTCACCCGTGCCCTGGTGCCGTCCGGCTCGCTGGAGGAGGACTCCCCCCGGCTGGACAACGCGGCGAGCCGCGGCCGCCTCGTGGCGCTGCGCTCGCCGGTCGGCCGCACCACCTCCTTCGCGCCGGGCTTCGAGGTGACGGAGGTCGAGAACGTCTGGGACGCCCTCAACCACATGGGCTGA
- a CDS encoding class I SAM-dependent methyltransferase gives MSDDGLMDDDLVTDGLASGRLTGSHRVFDLVSEEYDATRPHYPEALYLALEELSGIRLDGATVIDVGAGTGISTRGLLDRGARVVAVDRGERMLARLRARTTCPALLANGDDLPFRAGVADLVTYAQSWHWLDPALSVAEAVRVTRADGAVAGWWNSVDPGKADWLAANQVRIAESCPGYIGPVLPGWSMPPIAAAMSGDGPGGAFGSGLDVAETWVTWTRSVRLEDFLTDLRTHSYMASMDGDVVADLLARERAELGRVFPDGRLTVPMRVYLAVGRRG, from the coding sequence ATGAGCGACGACGGCCTCATGGACGACGACCTCGTGACCGACGGCCTCGCGAGTGGACGGCTGACCGGCAGCCACCGGGTGTTCGACCTCGTCTCGGAGGAGTACGACGCGACCAGGCCGCACTATCCGGAGGCCCTCTACCTCGCTCTGGAGGAGCTGTCGGGCATCCGGCTCGACGGCGCGACGGTGATCGACGTGGGGGCGGGCACCGGCATCTCGACCCGGGGGCTGCTCGACCGCGGCGCCCGGGTCGTCGCCGTCGACCGGGGCGAGCGGATGCTGGCCCGGCTCCGGGCCCGCACGACCTGCCCGGCCCTGCTGGCGAACGGCGACGACCTGCCCTTCCGCGCGGGCGTGGCCGACCTCGTGACCTACGCCCAGTCGTGGCACTGGCTCGACCCCGCGCTGTCGGTCGCCGAGGCCGTACGGGTGACCCGGGCGGACGGCGCGGTCGCGGGGTGGTGGAACAGCGTGGACCCCGGCAAGGCCGACTGGCTGGCGGCCAACCAGGTGCGGATCGCCGAGTCATGCCCGGGCTACATCGGTCCGGTGCTGCCCGGGTGGAGCATGCCGCCCATCGCCGCGGCCATGTCCGGCGATGGTCCCGGCGGCGCCTTCGGCAGTGGTCTCGACGTGGCCGAGACCTGGGTCACCTGGACGAGGTCGGTGCGGCTGGAGGACTTCCTCACCGACCTGCGTACGCACTCCTACATGGCCAGCATGGACGGCGACGTGGTGGCGGACCTGCTCGCCCGGGAGCGCGCCGAACTCGGCCGCGTGTTCCCCGACGGCAGGCTCACCGTGCCCATGCGCGTGTACCTCGCGGTGGGACGCAGGGGCTGA
- a CDS encoding TetR family transcriptional regulator, whose protein sequence is MTTEVPQVPESGRRPRRPGRRPGAADTRGEILAAARRVFAEKGFDKATIRGIAREAGVDPALLHHYFDNKEGMFVAAMEFPADPSTVLPMLLAGPREEIGERIVRFILTMTADPVARERVLGVMRTAMVNEQAVGMIREFFGTAILGRVAEALGIPPLRTEAAFAQMFGVVMIRYILGMEPMASVDVEELVTLLAPTVQRYLDG, encoded by the coding sequence GTGACCACCGAGGTCCCCCAGGTGCCGGAGAGCGGCCGGCGGCCGCGGCGTCCCGGCCGGCGGCCGGGCGCGGCGGACACGCGTGGGGAGATCCTGGCCGCGGCGCGCAGGGTCTTCGCGGAGAAGGGCTTCGACAAGGCCACGATCCGGGGCATCGCCCGCGAGGCCGGCGTCGACCCCGCCCTCCTCCACCACTATTTCGACAACAAGGAGGGCATGTTCGTCGCGGCCATGGAGTTCCCCGCGGACCCCTCGACGGTCCTGCCCATGCTTCTCGCGGGGCCGCGCGAGGAGATCGGCGAGCGGATCGTCCGCTTCATCCTCACGATGACGGCGGACCCGGTGGCGCGGGAGCGGGTGCTCGGGGTGATGCGGACGGCGATGGTGAACGAGCAGGCCGTCGGCATGATCCGGGAGTTCTTCGGCACCGCGATCCTGGGCCGGGTGGCCGAGGCGCTCGGCATCCCGCCGCTGCGGACGGAGGCCGCCTTCGCCCAGATGTTCGGGGTGGTGATGATCCGGTACATCCTCGGGATGGAGCCGATGGCGTCGGTGGACGTCGAGGAACTCGTGACGCTCCTGGCCCCGACGGTGCAGCGTTACCTGGATGGATGA
- a CDS encoding sugar phosphate isomerase/epimerase: MSDIRVPSGVVALSTASVYPERTPDAFELAARLGYDGVEIMVGQDPVSQDVEVLQRLRDHYQIPVLAIHAPCLLVTQRVWGRDPWVKLRRAREAAERLGARTVVVHPPFRWQRDYAKEFEKGLARMRDETDVVFAVENMFPLRARGNEVVPYAPDWNPVDYDFPDVTLDLSHTAVSGSDAMEMATKLGDRLAHLHLADGLGTTNKDEHLVPGRGTQPCAPMLERLAGSGYRGLVVLEINTRRAASRTERIEDLTEALAFARHHFAASSTAS; encoded by the coding sequence ATGAGTGACATCCGCGTGCCCAGTGGCGTGGTGGCGTTGTCGACGGCGTCGGTGTACCCGGAACGGACGCCGGACGCCTTCGAGCTGGCCGCCAGGCTCGGGTACGACGGCGTAGAGATCATGGTCGGACAGGACCCGGTCAGCCAGGACGTCGAGGTCCTCCAGCGGCTGCGCGACCACTACCAGATCCCGGTCCTGGCCATCCACGCGCCCTGTCTGCTGGTGACCCAGCGGGTGTGGGGCCGCGACCCCTGGGTGAAGCTGCGCAGGGCCCGCGAGGCGGCCGAGCGGCTGGGCGCGCGGACGGTCGTCGTCCACCCGCCCTTCCGCTGGCAGCGCGACTACGCCAAGGAGTTCGAGAAGGGCCTGGCGAGGATGCGCGACGAGACCGACGTCGTCTTCGCGGTGGAGAACATGTTCCCGCTGCGGGCGAGGGGCAACGAGGTTGTGCCGTACGCGCCGGACTGGAACCCCGTCGACTACGACTTCCCCGACGTGACGCTCGACCTCTCCCACACGGCGGTGTCCGGCTCGGACGCGATGGAGATGGCCACCAAGCTGGGCGACCGGCTGGCCCACCTGCATCTGGCCGACGGCCTGGGCACGACCAACAAGGACGAGCACCTGGTCCCGGGCCGGGGGACGCAGCCGTGCGCGCCGATGCTGGAGCGCCTGGCCGGGAGCGGATATCGCGGGCTGGTCGTCCTGGAGATCAACACGCGCAGGGCGGCCAGCCGCACCGAGCGGATCGAGGACCTCACCGAGGCGCTCGCGTTCGCCAGGCACCACTTCGCCGCCTCCTCGACCGCCTCATGA
- a CDS encoding (Fe-S)-binding protein has product MLWVAIAVAGLVATAAAVALAARRVLFLYRLATSGQPAPERIEYARRHAGAEVRAQLVEVFGQRKLLKWTPSGTAHFFVMWAFFILASVYLEAYGALVQGAVTGRPDFHIPLIGTWPVLGFLQDFIAVAALAGLVAFAIIRVRNSPGKLGRDSRFSGSHLGGAWLILFMIFNVIWTMFLFRGAAVNTGNLPYSSGAFASQAVAKILPGSEGLEAAGLLLHIGVMLVFLVIVVNSKHLHIFTAPLNVLFSRRPDGMGPAQPMRSDGKVLDFEEADPETDVFGRGKIADTSWKGFLDFYTCTECGRCQSQCPAWNTGKPLSPKMLILDQRDHAFAVAPYLLAGEKEKESLPQDVLALLDKPLVGEDGVIHPDVLWSCTNCGACVEQCPVDIEHIDHILDMRRYQVMIESSFPSEAGVMLKNLENKGNPWGMPESRRADWIEELATSADGQRIEVTLVDDRMPEDTEYLFWVGCAGALEDRAKKTTKAVAELLHIAGVKFAVLGPMEACSGDPARRLGMEFLFSMLAQQNVETLNEAGVKKIVATCPHCFNTLANEYPQLGGHYEVVHHTQLLARLVEEGRLTPITPIEERITYHDPCFLGRHNKVYAQPRDIMAKVPGVQAQEMHRCKERGFCCGAGGARMWMEERIGKRINTERVDEALTTDPDTVSTACPFCLVMLGDAINEKKNTGQAKDSIEVVDVAQLLIKSVRQG; this is encoded by the coding sequence GTGCTCTGGGTAGCGATAGCGGTAGCCGGCCTGGTCGCGACCGCCGCCGCGGTCGCGCTGGCGGCGCGGCGTGTGCTGTTCCTCTACCGGCTCGCGACCAGTGGGCAGCCGGCCCCGGAGCGGATCGAGTACGCCCGGCGGCACGCCGGCGCGGAGGTCAGAGCGCAGCTTGTGGAGGTGTTCGGTCAGCGGAAGCTGTTGAAGTGGACGCCGTCGGGCACCGCGCACTTCTTCGTGATGTGGGCGTTCTTCATCCTGGCCTCGGTCTACCTGGAGGCGTACGGCGCGTTGGTCCAGGGTGCGGTCACCGGCAGGCCGGACTTCCACATCCCGTTGATCGGGACCTGGCCGGTGCTGGGCTTCCTGCAGGACTTCATCGCGGTCGCCGCGCTGGCCGGGCTGGTGGCCTTCGCGATCATCCGGGTCCGGAACTCGCCCGGGAAACTGGGCCGCGACTCCCGGTTCTCCGGATCGCATCTGGGCGGCGCCTGGCTCATCCTGTTCATGATCTTCAACGTGATCTGGACGATGTTCCTGTTCCGCGGGGCGGCCGTCAACACCGGCAACCTCCCCTACTCTTCGGGGGCCTTCGCCTCTCAGGCGGTCGCGAAGATCCTGCCCGGCAGTGAGGGGCTGGAGGCGGCGGGCCTGCTGCTGCACATCGGCGTCATGCTGGTGTTCCTCGTCATCGTGGTGAACTCCAAGCACCTGCACATCTTCACCGCGCCGCTGAACGTGCTGTTCTCCCGCCGCCCGGACGGCATGGGCCCGGCCCAGCCGATGCGCAGCGACGGCAAGGTGCTCGACTTCGAGGAGGCCGACCCCGAGACGGACGTGTTCGGCCGCGGCAAAATCGCCGACACGTCCTGGAAGGGGTTCCTCGACTTCTACACCTGCACCGAGTGCGGGCGCTGCCAGTCCCAGTGCCCGGCGTGGAACACCGGCAAGCCGCTGTCGCCCAAAATGCTCATCCTCGACCAGCGTGACCACGCCTTCGCGGTCGCGCCGTACCTGCTGGCGGGGGAGAAAGAGAAGGAGAGCCTGCCGCAGGACGTGCTGGCCCTGCTGGACAAGCCGCTGGTCGGGGAGGACGGGGTCATCCATCCCGACGTGCTGTGGTCCTGCACGAACTGCGGCGCCTGCGTCGAGCAGTGCCCGGTGGACATCGAGCACATCGACCACATCCTCGACATGCGCCGCTACCAGGTGATGATCGAGTCGTCGTTCCCGTCCGAGGCGGGGGTGATGCTCAAGAACCTGGAGAACAAGGGCAACCCGTGGGGCATGCCGGAGAGCAGACGCGCCGACTGGATCGAGGAGCTCGCCACCTCCGCGGACGGACAACGCATCGAGGTCACCCTCGTAGACGACAGGATGCCCGAGGACACCGAGTACCTGTTCTGGGTCGGCTGCGCCGGGGCCCTGGAGGACCGGGCGAAGAAGACCACCAAGGCCGTCGCGGAGTTGCTGCACATCGCGGGCGTGAAGTTCGCCGTGCTCGGCCCGATGGAGGCGTGCTCGGGCGACCCCGCCCGGCGTCTGGGCATGGAGTTCCTGTTCAGCATGCTGGCTCAGCAGAACGTGGAGACGCTGAACGAGGCCGGCGTCAAGAAGATCGTCGCGACCTGCCCGCACTGCTTCAACACCCTCGCCAACGAATACCCGCAACTCGGCGGGCACTACGAGGTCGTGCACCACACCCAGTTGCTGGCGCGTCTGGTCGAGGAGGGCAGGCTCACGCCGATCACCCCGATCGAGGAGAGGATCACCTACCACGACCCGTGTTTCCTCGGCCGGCACAACAAGGTCTACGCCCAGCCGCGCGACATCATGGCCAAGGTGCCCGGGGTCCAGGCCCAGGAGATGCACCGCTGCAAGGAACGCGGATTCTGCTGCGGCGCCGGCGGCGCCCGCATGTGGATGGAGGAGCGCATCGGCAAGCGGATCAACACCGAACGGGTGGACGAGGCGCTGACCACCGATCCCGACACCGTCTCCACCGCATGCCCGTTCTGCCTCGTCATGCTCGGCGACGCGATCAACGAGAAGAAGAACACCGGTCAGGCCAAGGACTCGATCGAGGTCGTCGACGTCGCCCAGCTCCTCATCAAATCCGTCAGGCAAGGGTAA